The Actinocatenispora sera genome has a window encoding:
- the rsmI gene encoding 16S rRNA (cytidine(1402)-2'-O)-methyltransferase: MHTRRDGTGLLVLAGAPLGNVADASERLRAALADADLVAAEDTRRVRRLAAELGITLPRVVSYFEGNEARRTPELLAELTGGTHLTLITDAGMPSVSDPGYRLVRAAIEADVPVTAVPGPSAVTTALAVSGLPSDRFCFEGFPPRKTTERRSRFAELAAERRTLVFFESPHRIADTLTDLAAAFGPDRPGALCRELTKTYEQVRRGGLGELSAGAADDPPRGEITLVVAGAPAAEPVVRDAAELAALVAERQATGMSRRDAVDAVAAEFGLPRREVYAAALGAR, from the coding sequence GTGCACACACGCCGGGACGGCACGGGACTGCTGGTGCTGGCCGGGGCGCCGCTGGGCAACGTCGCCGACGCCAGCGAACGGCTCCGGGCCGCGCTGGCCGACGCCGACCTGGTCGCCGCCGAGGACACCCGGCGGGTGCGCCGGCTCGCCGCCGAGCTGGGGATCACGCTGCCGCGGGTCGTGTCGTACTTCGAGGGCAACGAGGCGCGCCGCACCCCGGAACTGCTCGCCGAGCTGACCGGCGGTACGCACCTCACCCTGATCACCGACGCCGGCATGCCGAGCGTGTCCGACCCCGGGTACCGGCTGGTGCGGGCGGCGATCGAGGCGGACGTGCCGGTGACCGCGGTACCTGGGCCGAGCGCGGTCACCACCGCGCTCGCGGTGTCCGGGCTGCCCAGCGACAGGTTCTGTTTCGAGGGGTTTCCGCCGCGCAAGACGACCGAGCGGCGGAGCCGGTTCGCCGAACTCGCCGCCGAGCGGCGGACCCTGGTGTTCTTCGAGTCGCCGCACCGCATCGCGGACACGCTGACCGACCTGGCCGCCGCGTTCGGTCCAGACCGGCCCGGCGCGCTGTGCCGGGAGCTGACCAAGACGTACGAGCAGGTGCGCCGCGGCGGGCTCGGCGAGCTGTCCGCCGGGGCGGCCGACGATCCGCCGCGCGGTGAGATCACCCTGGTGGTGGCGGGCGCTCCCGCGGCGGAGCCGGTGGTACGCGACGCGGCGGAGCTCGCCGCGCTGGTCGCCGAGCGGCAGGCCACCGGGATGTCCCGGCGCGACGCCGTGGACGCGGTCGCGGCCGAGTTCGGCCTGCCCCGCCGCGAGGTCTACGCCGCCGCCCTCGGCGCCCGCTGA
- a CDS encoding dolichyl-phosphate-mannose--protein mannosyltransferase: MTELTVESAPDQAATADGPGGVGADVRRRLHPPMPSDRLVSWLVTAGIAAIAATLRLIGLGFPKTKIFDEIYYATDAHHLVLHGVEWDDKTNSGSFIAHPPLGKWIIGLGEQIFGYNAIGWRITSVVAGVIAVVLVIRLGRRMFRSTLLGAVAGLLMTLDGMAFVSSRVGLLDIFLMLFVLAGFACAVMDREQSRRRWLAFLDGGGDPEHGRPRHGIPWWRLSGAALLGCGMAVKWSALWYIVLFVVLIYVWEAHTRRSAGMRHPWRDALLDEFGWLLASLAIFTVVYVASWAGWFANDHSWDRHWLRDHDHPEPPLIGSLYNLFQYHRDILAFHTGLTTKHDYQSWPMQWLTLGRPVAYYYNGDGLCAASQCSAEILLLGTPVLWWAFIPTLVAVAWWSIAKRDWRGWFVLLTSAAGILPWVYYEFSDHRTMFYFYALPSEPFLVLAVTMALGMIMGGPRARPERRLGGTLVAGGFVALVALCFLYFYPIYVGETITYSQWYARMWLGNKWI; encoded by the coding sequence GTGACCGAGTTGACAGTCGAGTCCGCTCCCGATCAGGCGGCGACGGCCGACGGCCCCGGCGGCGTCGGTGCCGATGTGCGGCGCCGGCTGCACCCCCCGATGCCGTCCGACCGGCTGGTGTCCTGGCTGGTCACGGCCGGGATCGCGGCGATCGCGGCGACGCTGCGGCTGATCGGCCTCGGCTTCCCGAAGACGAAGATCTTCGACGAGATCTACTACGCGACCGATGCGCACCACCTGGTGTTGCACGGGGTGGAGTGGGACGACAAGACCAACTCCGGCTCGTTCATCGCGCACCCGCCGCTGGGCAAGTGGATCATCGGCCTGGGCGAGCAGATCTTCGGCTACAACGCGATCGGCTGGCGGATCACCTCGGTGGTGGCCGGGGTGATCGCGGTGGTGCTGGTGATCCGGCTGGGCCGGCGGATGTTCCGCTCGACGCTGCTCGGCGCCGTGGCCGGGCTGTTGATGACGCTGGACGGGATGGCGTTCGTGTCCAGCCGGGTCGGCCTGCTGGACATCTTCCTGATGCTGTTCGTGCTCGCCGGGTTCGCCTGCGCGGTCATGGACCGGGAGCAGAGCCGGCGCCGCTGGCTGGCGTTCCTGGACGGCGGCGGCGACCCCGAGCACGGCCGGCCGCGGCACGGCATCCCGTGGTGGCGGCTGTCCGGCGCGGCGCTGCTCGGCTGCGGCATGGCGGTCAAGTGGAGCGCCCTGTGGTACATCGTGCTGTTCGTGGTGCTGATCTACGTGTGGGAGGCGCACACCCGGCGCAGCGCCGGCATGCGGCATCCGTGGCGGGACGCCCTGCTGGACGAGTTCGGTTGGCTGCTCGCGTCGCTCGCGATCTTCACCGTCGTCTACGTGGCGAGCTGGGCTGGCTGGTTCGCCAACGACCACAGCTGGGACCGGCACTGGCTGCGAGACCACGACCACCCGGAGCCGCCGCTGATCGGCTCGCTGTACAACCTGTTCCAGTACCACCGGGACATCCTGGCGTTCCACACCGGGCTGACCACCAAGCACGACTACCAGTCGTGGCCGATGCAGTGGCTCACGCTGGGCCGGCCGGTGGCGTACTACTACAACGGCGACGGGCTGTGCGCCGCGTCGCAGTGCTCGGCGGAGATCCTGCTGCTGGGTACCCCGGTGCTGTGGTGGGCGTTCATCCCCACGCTGGTGGCGGTGGCCTGGTGGTCGATCGCCAAGCGCGACTGGCGCGGCTGGTTCGTGCTGCTGACCTCGGCCGCCGGCATCCTGCCGTGGGTCTACTACGAGTTCAGCGATCACCGCACCATGTTCTACTTCTACGCGCTGCCGTCCGAGCCGTTCCTGGTGCTCGCGGTGACGATGGCGCTGGGGATGATCATGGGCGGGCCGCGGGCCCGGCCGGAACGCCGGCTCGGGGGCACCCTGGTCGCCGGCGGGTTCGTCGCGCTGGTGGCACTGTGCTTTCTGTACTTCTACCCGATCTACGTTGGGGAGACCATCACGTACTCGCAGTGGTACGCGAGGATGTGGCTGGGAAACAAATGGATCTGA
- the grpE gene encoding nucleotide exchange factor GrpE — MPDADETPNALGPLRAELVVIRAQLAALSHLPDRLAELHKSVAREQERAAFREEIIDRLHSENQQLRRSEVEAALEPVRAGLYRLYDYARRESDRWALAGKENPDQHDPQSDASLYAMFAGQVGALFAAFAEETIEVLGRTGVEPFDVAKGERYDMALHRPVDTVPVDDPAWDGLVVETVSSGFVRGEQIARRADVVVAQLTGR, encoded by the coding sequence GTGCCGGACGCCGACGAGACGCCGAACGCGCTCGGACCGCTGCGTGCCGAGCTCGTCGTCATCCGCGCGCAGCTCGCCGCGCTCAGCCACCTACCCGACCGGCTGGCCGAACTGCACAAGTCGGTGGCCCGGGAGCAGGAGCGGGCCGCCTTCCGCGAGGAGATCATCGACCGGCTGCACTCGGAGAACCAGCAGCTGCGGCGCAGCGAGGTCGAGGCGGCGCTCGAGCCCGTCCGCGCCGGCCTGTACCGGCTGTACGACTACGCCCGGCGCGAGTCCGACCGCTGGGCGCTCGCCGGCAAAGAGAACCCCGACCAGCACGACCCGCAGTCCGACGCCTCGCTGTACGCGATGTTCGCCGGGCAGGTGGGTGCGCTGTTCGCGGCGTTCGCCGAGGAGACCATCGAGGTGCTGGGCCGCACCGGGGTGGAGCCGTTCGACGTGGCCAAGGGCGAGCGGTACGACATGGCGTTGCACCGGCCCGTGGACACGGTGCCGGTCGACGATCCCGCCTGGGACGGCCTCGTGGTAGAGACGGTGTCGAGCGGTTTCGTGCGCGGTGAGCAGATCGCCCGCCGGGCCGACGTGGTGGTGGCACAACTGACCGGGCGCTGA
- a CDS encoding Hsp70 family protein has product MAVFGIDLGTTYSSVAYLDATGRPTVIRSREGDDSTPSAVYFSTADSVVVGTKAKDTAVLEPDLVVDLIKRELGRHLTLRMHGESFSAEEVSALILRRLVADAAEATGEPVTEAVITVPAYFGLAERAATRRAGELAGLTVIDVLSEPLAAALSYRVGESGGDSAILLYDLGGGTFDTTVVQVSAAGLTEIATGGDTELGGVDFDERLAEYVVEAFCTEHPDVSHPFDSPATVQDIRARVEEGKRRLSDEDEHTIRIMHDGRVTRVSITREKFQQLTADLLDRTIEVTRQVLAAAADRGVDRIDEVLLVGGSSRMPAVAERISTELGHRPRLHDPDLAVARGAAWYAFEETYRRLAASGDDTAAGRMASRSGLSAAAEERVATQVIRRVTARGYALTARPGSALADGAPLVEVVAAHDALPATVSNVLASTAAGSGQLDFTLLEQTAAGQPSQSRYAPDGYRVIGAGAVRIPGDAPAGHTATLTVHLSGSGIPTLSAVDADGAPTQVAMNLVGQGTVPTAAARDRIAAIKVT; this is encoded by the coding sequence GTGGCTGTCTTCGGCATTGACCTGGGCACGACCTACTCGAGTGTCGCGTACCTCGACGCGACGGGTCGCCCGACCGTGATCCGTAGCCGGGAAGGCGACGACTCGACCCCGTCGGCGGTGTACTTCTCCACCGCCGACAGCGTCGTGGTCGGCACCAAGGCCAAGGACACCGCGGTACTGGAGCCCGACCTGGTGGTCGACCTGATCAAGCGAGAGCTGGGTCGGCACCTGACGCTGCGCATGCACGGCGAGTCGTTCAGTGCCGAAGAGGTGTCCGCGCTGATCCTGCGCCGGCTGGTGGCCGACGCGGCGGAGGCGACCGGCGAGCCGGTCACCGAGGCGGTGATCACTGTCCCCGCGTACTTCGGCCTGGCCGAGCGCGCCGCCACCCGCCGCGCCGGCGAGCTGGCCGGTCTGACCGTCATCGACGTGCTGTCCGAGCCGCTCGCCGCCGCCCTGTCGTACCGGGTCGGCGAGTCCGGCGGCGACAGCGCGATCCTGCTGTACGACCTGGGCGGCGGCACGTTCGACACCACCGTGGTACAGGTGTCGGCGGCCGGCCTGACCGAGATCGCCACCGGCGGCGACACCGAGCTCGGCGGCGTCGACTTCGACGAGCGGCTCGCCGAGTACGTGGTGGAGGCGTTCTGCACTGAGCACCCGGACGTGTCGCACCCGTTCGACTCGCCGGCCACAGTGCAGGACATCCGGGCGCGGGTCGAGGAAGGCAAGCGGCGGCTGTCGGACGAGGACGAGCACACCATCCGGATCATGCACGACGGCCGGGTCACCCGGGTGTCGATCACCCGGGAGAAGTTCCAGCAGCTCACCGCCGATCTGCTGGACCGCACCATCGAGGTGACCCGGCAGGTGTTGGCCGCCGCCGCGGATCGCGGCGTGGACCGGATCGACGAGGTGCTGCTGGTCGGCGGCTCGTCCCGGATGCCGGCCGTGGCCGAGCGGATCAGCACCGAGCTGGGGCACCGGCCGCGGCTGCACGACCCGGACCTGGCCGTCGCGCGCGGCGCCGCCTGGTACGCCTTCGAGGAGACCTACCGCCGGCTCGCCGCGTCCGGCGACGACACCGCGGCCGGCCGGATGGCGAGCCGCTCCGGGTTGTCCGCGGCGGCGGAGGAGCGGGTCGCCACCCAGGTGATCCGCCGGGTCACCGCCCGGGGGTACGCGCTGACGGCACGGCCCGGGTCCGCCCTCGCCGACGGCGCGCCGCTGGTCGAGGTGGTCGCGGCGCACGACGCGCTGCCCGCGACGGTGAGCAACGTGCTCGCCAGTACCGCCGCCGGGAGCGGGCAGCTCGACTTCACCCTGCTGGAGCAGACCGCCGCCGGCCAACCGTCCCAGTCGCGGTACGCGCCGGACGGGTACCGGGTGATCGGGGCCGGCGCGGTGCGCATCCCCGGTGACGCGCCGGCCGGCCACACCGCCACGCTCACCGTGCACCTGTCGGGTAGCGGCATCCCGACGCTGTCCGCCGTCGACGCCGACGGCGCGCCGACCCAGGTGGCGATGAACCTGGTCGGTCAGGGCACCGTACCGACCGCCGCGGCCCGCGACCGGATCGCCGCCATCAAGGTCACCTGA
- a CDS encoding GTP-binding protein, whose translation MSTVDEIPYAIKILVAGGFGAGKTTMVGSVSEIEPLRTEEVITAESVGIDDLEGVEQKTTTTVAMDFGRITLTDGLVLYLFGTPGQDRFWFMWDELSLGAVGAVVLADTRRLADCFPSVDYFEQRGTPFIVAVNCFDGAKRYRPEDVRVALDLDPQVPVLLCDARRRDSSKGVLISLVEYVLQRYSELENNGVLA comes from the coding sequence GTGTCTACTGTGGACGAGATCCCCTACGCGATCAAGATCCTGGTCGCCGGCGGCTTCGGTGCGGGCAAGACGACGATGGTCGGTTCGGTGTCCGAGATCGAGCCGCTGCGGACCGAGGAGGTCATCACCGCCGAGAGCGTCGGCATCGACGACCTCGAGGGCGTCGAGCAGAAGACCACCACCACGGTGGCGATGGACTTCGGTCGCATCACCCTCACCGACGGCCTGGTGCTCTACCTGTTCGGTACGCCGGGGCAGGACCGGTTCTGGTTCATGTGGGACGAGCTGTCGCTCGGCGCGGTCGGCGCCGTGGTGCTGGCCGACACCCGCCGGCTCGCCGACTGCTTCCCGTCGGTCGACTACTTCGAGCAGCGCGGTACGCCGTTCATCGTCGCGGTGAACTGCTTCGACGGCGCCAAGCGGTACCGGCCGGAGGACGTGCGGGTCGCGCTCGACCTCGACCCGCAGGTACCGGTACTGCTGTGCGACGCGCGGCGGCGCGACTCCAGCAAGGGCGTGCTGATCTCGCTGGTCGAGTACGTCCTGCAGCGCTACAGCGAACTGGAGAACAACGGCGTCCTCGCCTGA
- a CDS encoding DUF742 domain-containing protein → MSQHAAPDGAGPLVRPYAMTHGRTRPSSDNFDLIALVVAADGPVSTEGLEPEHRGILNLARQPVSVAEISARADLPVGVVRILLDDLRVRGAVQVRSPMSGAKAPTKRVLRAAINGLRAL, encoded by the coding sequence GTGAGTCAGCACGCGGCGCCGGACGGCGCGGGACCGTTGGTCCGCCCGTACGCGATGACACACGGCCGGACCCGGCCCTCCTCCGACAATTTCGATCTGATTGCGCTGGTCGTCGCGGCGGACGGGCCGGTGTCCACCGAGGGGCTGGAGCCGGAGCATCGCGGCATCCTCAACCTGGCCCGGCAGCCGGTCTCGGTGGCCGAGATCTCCGCCCGGGCCGACCTGCCGGTCGGGGTGGTCCGGATTCTGCTGGACGACCTGCGGGTACGGGGGGCCGTACAGGTGCGGTCGCCGATGTCCGGGGCCAAGGCGCCGACCAAGCGGGTGCTGCGCGCCGCCATCAACGGCCTGCGCGCGCTGTGA
- a CDS encoding roadblock/LC7 domain-containing protein: MTQHAQASNADADWLLDDLVRRVAEIRHAVLLSADGLLIGRSGALDRGDAEHLAAVASGFQSLARGAGRHFGAGEIRQTVIEMDTAFLFVTAAGHGACLAVFAEANSDIGLVAFEMNLLVQRVGNNLGTTVRPARTDEADAPVSR; encoded by the coding sequence ATGACGCAGCACGCGCAGGCATCGAACGCGGATGCCGACTGGCTGCTGGACGACCTGGTACGGCGGGTGGCGGAGATCAGGCACGCGGTGCTGCTGTCCGCCGACGGCCTGCTGATCGGTCGGTCCGGGGCGCTGGACCGGGGCGACGCGGAACACCTCGCCGCGGTCGCGTCCGGGTTCCAGAGCCTGGCCCGCGGTGCCGGCCGGCACTTCGGGGCGGGCGAGATCCGGCAGACGGTGATCGAAATGGACACCGCGTTCCTGTTCGTCACCGCGGCCGGGCACGGCGCCTGCCTGGCGGTGTTCGCCGAGGCGAACAGCGACATCGGGCTCGTCGCGTTCGAGATGAACCTGCTGGTCCAGCGGGTCGGCAACAACCTGGGGACGACGGTGCGGCCGGCACGTACCGACGAGGCCGACGCACCGGTGTCGCGGTAG
- a CDS encoding sensor histidine kinase: MSVRTWSIRSRLVALVAVPIVCLVLFWGFANYLTLGDGFRLYNQSRLLNELSVPVDNVVMAVQGERRAGMVYLASPNSTHQKQLAAARRTADRRIAAYRSRLSSDSVRSVATDRMLTLARAELSDLSGLTDLRSKVDHRSLSPADLMTGTARLLDGVDPLYTQVTTFPDDETGAEGRAVAMLSRAREMRSRTDAVLAFALAKGHFSAETYRLYVQAVGVEQDQYEVAAAALPAADRREYQALMAKVPFTELAAMEKSAVNKGGPNGAVPVNAVQWQQANARGLAAQYRFEQHLYDLIGQHAKAPSYVIFLRLGLAGLLGLIAIVISVLVARRLTRSLIRQLRTLRDSARDLAWVRLPAVVQRLSDGQSVDVAAEVPKLATGSDEIGQVADAFNEVGRTAVQAASGQAELRTGAATMFLNIARRSQTLLHRQLSQLDVMERKAAEPEALDDLFKVDHLATRMRRNAENLVILGGGAPGRVWSEPKPLLDVLRSAASEVEQYERVHVLPFPTTLLAGSVISDVVHLVAELIDNATAFSPPHTRVNVTGQPVPKGFAVEIEDRGLGMSTADIDSVNEWLAHPPSFDVLALNDDARLGMFVVARLAARHDIHVQLRPSPYGGTTAIVLLPGELVERAEDEPPAEPRERPAGKRPAAPVLVAAGTRRGADRSESGTSSGLPRLAALGAARGAHAEPDPSVPVPRPSPTRRRPSPTAERHSTTAAPGPDLSAATSEPDPSAAVSEPGSSAATSSAPTGPSAAVAESGSSAIATESSGARAESGSLPIATEDWAARAESGSSAIATESAAEPAESGPSAAVAESGPVFDDWPTLPEPGPAPAAIQSVPAPVVEEPVSDPAAPSSTPVEPFDSTSAGRPDQARPAEFGSAAESIRAADPEPSGAAVPAVEPIPSDVDDEHTHLGLPRRVRQASLAPDCVPKRRYRSRPWTRHRRPGARRRRSGR; the protein is encoded by the coding sequence ATGAGCGTTCGCACCTGGTCGATTCGGTCCCGACTCGTGGCGCTGGTGGCGGTGCCCATCGTGTGCCTGGTTCTGTTCTGGGGCTTCGCCAACTACCTGACCCTCGGTGACGGGTTCCGGCTGTACAACCAGAGCCGGCTGCTGAACGAGCTGTCCGTGCCGGTCGACAACGTGGTGATGGCGGTCCAGGGCGAGCGCCGGGCCGGGATGGTCTACCTGGCCAGCCCGAACTCGACGCACCAGAAGCAGCTCGCCGCCGCGCGACGCACCGCGGACCGCCGGATCGCCGCGTACCGGTCCAGGCTGTCGTCCGACTCGGTCCGCAGCGTCGCCACCGACCGGATGCTCACGCTCGCCCGGGCCGAGCTGTCCGACCTGTCCGGGCTGACCGACCTGCGCAGCAAGGTGGATCACCGGTCGCTCTCGCCGGCCGACCTGATGACCGGTACCGCCCGGCTGCTCGACGGCGTCGACCCGCTGTACACGCAGGTCACCACGTTCCCGGACGACGAGACCGGCGCCGAGGGGCGGGCGGTGGCGATGCTGTCGCGGGCCCGGGAGATGCGCTCCCGTACCGACGCGGTGCTCGCGTTCGCGCTGGCCAAGGGGCACTTCAGCGCCGAGACCTACCGGCTGTACGTGCAGGCGGTCGGGGTCGAGCAGGACCAGTACGAGGTGGCCGCGGCCGCGCTGCCCGCCGCCGATCGGCGCGAGTACCAGGCGCTGATGGCGAAGGTGCCGTTCACCGAGCTGGCCGCGATGGAGAAGTCCGCGGTGAACAAGGGCGGGCCAAACGGCGCGGTGCCGGTCAACGCGGTGCAGTGGCAGCAGGCGAACGCGCGCGGTCTGGCCGCGCAGTACCGGTTCGAGCAGCACCTGTACGACCTGATCGGCCAGCACGCGAAGGCCCCGTCGTACGTGATCTTCCTGCGGCTCGGGTTGGCCGGGCTGCTCGGCCTGATCGCGATCGTCATCTCGGTACTGGTGGCGCGGCGGCTGACCCGGTCGCTGATCCGCCAGCTGCGCACGCTGCGCGACTCGGCCCGCGACCTCGCCTGGGTACGGCTGCCGGCGGTGGTTCAACGGTTGTCCGACGGGCAGAGCGTCGACGTCGCCGCCGAGGTACCGAAGCTGGCCACCGGCTCCGACGAGATCGGCCAGGTCGCGGACGCGTTCAACGAGGTCGGCCGCACCGCGGTGCAGGCGGCGTCCGGCCAGGCCGAGCTGCGCACCGGCGCCGCGACGATGTTCCTCAACATCGCCCGGCGCAGCCAGACCCTGCTGCACCGCCAGCTCAGCCAGCTGGACGTGATGGAACGCAAGGCCGCCGAGCCGGAGGCGCTGGACGACCTGTTCAAGGTCGACCACCTCGCCACCCGGATGCGCCGCAACGCGGAGAACCTCGTCATCCTCGGCGGCGGCGCGCCCGGCCGGGTGTGGTCCGAGCCGAAGCCGCTGCTCGACGTGCTGCGCAGCGCCGCCTCCGAGGTCGAACAGTACGAGCGGGTGCACGTCCTGCCGTTCCCGACCACGCTGCTCGCCGGGTCGGTCATCTCCGACGTCGTGCACCTGGTCGCCGAGCTGATCGACAACGCGACCGCGTTCTCGCCGCCGCACACCCGGGTCAACGTCACCGGCCAGCCGGTACCGAAGGGGTTCGCGGTCGAGATCGAGGACCGCGGCCTGGGCATGTCCACCGCGGACATCGACTCGGTCAACGAGTGGCTGGCCCACCCGCCGTCGTTCGACGTGCTGGCGCTCAACGACGACGCCCGGCTCGGCATGTTCGTCGTGGCCCGGCTCGCCGCCCGGCACGACATCCACGTGCAGCTGCGCCCCTCCCCGTACGGCGGGACCACGGCGATCGTGCTGCTGCCCGGTGAACTGGTGGAGCGCGCCGAGGACGAACCGCCGGCCGAGCCGCGCGAGCGCCCGGCGGGCAAGCGCCCGGCCGCACCGGTACTGGTCGCCGCCGGTACCCGGCGCGGCGCCGACCGGTCCGAATCCGGTACGTCGTCCGGGCTGCCGCGGCTGGCCGCGCTCGGCGCGGCGCGCGGTGCGCACGCCGAGCCCGACCCGTCCGTACCGGTGCCGCGGCCGTCCCCGACCCGCCGCCGCCCGTCGCCGACGGCGGAGCGCCACAGCACGACGGCCGCGCCCGGCCCGGACCTCTCGGCGGCGACGTCCGAGCCGGACCCATCGGCGGCGGTGTCCGAGCCCGGGTCGTCGGCGGCGACGTCGTCGGCCCCGACCGGGCCCTCGGCTGCGGTGGCCGAGTCCGGGTCGTCGGCGATCGCGACCGAGTCCTCGGGGGCACGAGCCGAGTCCGGGTCATTGCCCATCGCGACAGAAGACTGGGCGGCACGGGCCGAGTCCGGGTCGTCGGCGATCGCAACCGAATCCGCGGCGGAGCCGGCCGAGTCCGGGCCATCGGCGGCGGTGGCCGAGAGCGGGCCGGTATTCGACGACTGGCCGACGCTGCCCGAGCCCGGTCCGGCGCCGGCGGCGATACAGTCCGTGCCGGCACCGGTGGTGGAGGAGCCGGTGTCGGACCCGGCCGCACCGTCCTCGACGCCGGTCGAGCCGTTCGACTCGACGTCGGCCGGCCGTCCGGATCAGGCACGGCCGGCCGAGTTCGGTTCGGCAGCGGAGTCGATCCGTGCCGCCGACCCGGAGCCGTCCGGTGCTGCGGTACCCGCCGTCGAGCCGATACCGTCCGATGTGGACGATGAACACACCCACCTGGGGCTGCCGCGCCGGGTCCGGCAGGCCAGCCTGGCCCCGGACTGCGTGCCGAAGCGGCGGTACCGGTCGCGCCCGTGGACGCGGCACCGGCGGCCGGGCGCGCGCCGGAGGAGATCCGGCAGATGA
- a CDS encoding FAD-dependent monooxygenase, with amino-acid sequence MHDVVIVGGGPVGLFLAGELGLAGCSVLVLERETEPHPEARRLPLGLRGLSAGSVEAFHRRGLLPSLLAASGAPGVPEADEPAPPRSVGHFAGTALDPGRVELDRLPYRLPSPAADGIMTSLDAVETVLAEHATAVGAEICRGIEVTEARQDTGMVTVRAGDREWSARWLVGCDGGRSTVRRLAGFDFVGTEPQLTGYASVATLADPGALAPGFHLTPAGMYLTMTGPGHLGVLDFDGGAYDRSRPVTREHLQAVLRRVSGTDVTLSELHLASSFTDRARQTGTYRRGRILLAGDAAHVHSPLGGQGLNLGLGDAMNLGWKLAATARGCAPDGLLDSYTAERQPVGAQVLEWSRAQVAVMRPDPHSRAALALLRDLLATRDGTTYAFQRTSGTSLRYDLGDTSPLVGHDAPDFRLADGTRLGELLRDGRGVALDFSTDGRLRAVARQHTDRIRYAGGPAHDDLGLAAVLVRPDGIVAWAADRAPDPDSFVRAAARWFTTGSDKATAADR; translated from the coding sequence ATGCACGACGTGGTGATCGTGGGCGGCGGGCCGGTCGGCCTGTTCCTCGCCGGAGAGCTCGGCCTCGCCGGCTGCTCGGTACTGGTGCTCGAACGCGAGACGGAGCCGCATCCGGAGGCTCGCCGGCTCCCGCTCGGGCTGCGTGGGCTGTCGGCCGGTTCGGTCGAGGCGTTCCACCGGCGCGGTCTGCTGCCCTCGCTGCTGGCCGCGTCCGGCGCGCCCGGGGTGCCCGAGGCGGACGAGCCGGCACCGCCGCGGTCGGTGGGGCACTTCGCCGGTACCGCTCTCGATCCGGGTCGGGTCGAGCTCGACCGGCTGCCGTACCGGCTGCCCAGCCCGGCCGCCGACGGCATCATGACCAGCCTCGACGCGGTCGAGACCGTACTGGCCGAGCACGCCACCGCGGTCGGTGCCGAGATCTGCCGCGGCATCGAGGTCACCGAGGCTCGGCAGGACACCGGCATGGTGACGGTACGGGCCGGCGACCGCGAATGGTCCGCCCGCTGGCTGGTCGGTTGCGACGGCGGCCGCAGTACCGTGCGCCGGCTCGCCGGCTTCGACTTCGTCGGCACCGAGCCGCAGCTCACCGGCTACGCCTCGGTGGCGACGCTCGCCGACCCCGGCGCGCTGGCACCGGGTTTCCACCTCACCCCGGCCGGCATGTACCTCACCATGACCGGCCCCGGCCATCTCGGCGTGCTGGACTTCGACGGCGGCGCGTACGACCGGTCCCGGCCGGTGACCCGGGAGCACCTGCAGGCGGTGCTGCGGCGGGTCTCCGGCACCGACGTCACGCTCAGCGAGCTGCATCTCGCGTCCAGCTTCACCGACCGGGCGAGGCAGACCGGCACGTACCGGCGCGGCCGGATCCTGCTCGCCGGCGACGCCGCCCACGTCCACTCGCCGCTCGGCGGGCAGGGACTCAACCTCGGCCTCGGCGACGCGATGAACCTCGGTTGGAAGCTCGCGGCCACCGCGCGCGGCTGCGCGCCGGACGGGCTGCTCGACAGCTACACCGCCGAACGCCAGCCGGTGGGCGCGCAGGTACTGGAGTGGTCCCGGGCGCAGGTGGCGGTGATGCGGCCGGACCCGCACTCCCGGGCCGCTCTGGCCCTGCTGCGCGATCTGCTGGCGACCCGGGACGGCACCACCTACGCCTTCCAGCGCACCTCGGGTACGTCGCTGCGGTACGACCTCGGCGACACGTCTCCGCTGGTCGGACACGATGCGCCGGACTTCCGGCTCGCCGACGGCACCCGGCTCGGCGAGCTGCTGCGCGACGGCCGCGGCGTCGCCCTCGACTTCAGCACGGACGGCCGCCTACGCGCGGTGGCGCGGCAGCACACCGACCGGATCCGGTACGCCGGCGGCCCGGCCCACGACGACCTCGGCCTCGCCGCCGTACTCGTCCGGCCGGACGGCATCGTCGCCTGGGCCGCCGACCGAGCCCCGGACCCGGACTCGTTCGTGCGCGCCGCCGCCCGCTGGTTCACCACCGGCTCCGACAAGGCGACGGCGGCGGACCGATGA